The Bos taurus isolate L1 Dominette 01449 registration number 42190680 breed Hereford chromosome 18, ARS-UCD2.0, whole genome shotgun sequence nucleotide sequence GGGCCCCTGGCACCTGTGCTTACTCAAGCCTCAACCTGACCCACAGGAGTTCATGAAGGCCAGCGTGGACGTGGCAGACCTGATAGGCCTAAACCTTGTCATGTCCCGGAACGCCGGCAAGGGGGAATACAAGATCATGGTTGCTGCCCTGGGCTGGGCCACCGCCGAGCTCATTATGTCCCGGTGTGTGCAGCAGCCTGGAGCCCAGACTCCTGAGAAGGGACACCTGGGTTCCAGGGGGTGCTGGAGGGCGGGGGCTCACTCAGATTCTGGGTGCTGAGGGTGTCTGGGCACTAGAGAATCCCTCCCTTTGCCTTCCTCAGCTGCATCCCCCTTTGGGTTGGAGCTCGGGGCATTGAGTTTGACTGGAAATACATCCAGATGAGCATCGACTCCAACATCAGCCTGGTACGCAGTCCTGCTTACCCCACACACATCTCCTTTGCTGGTGGCTCTACTCCTCTTGAGGCCCAGCCCTGACTGCCCGCTTCCCTCCAGGTCCATTACATCGTCGCCTCTGCCCAGGTGTGGATGATAACTCGCTACGACCTGTACCACACTTACCGGCCAGCAGTCCTCCTCCTGATGTTCCTTAGCGTCTACAAGGCCTTTGTCATGGAGTGAGCGGGGTGGGGTTGGAGGCCGGGTCCAGATGGGCCAGgttttctcttctccctccctcactgTGCTGTTTCCTCACAGGACCTTCGTCCACCTCTGTTCCCTGGGCAGCTGGACAGCACTGCTGGCCCGAGCGCTGGTGACGGGGCTGCTGGCCCTCAGCACCTTGGCCCTGTATGTCGCCGTTGTCAACGTGCACTCCTAGGCTTGGCATCCCAGACTCTCACATACCTTCTCCCCATCCCCAGGTTCAGTGAAGTAAACAGTATTTGGAAAGTTGTTTCTGCCTCCATTTCTCTCTGGAACTGTCTACTAATACTGTGCTCACCTGGGTCCCAGCGGCCCTCGTTTTGGTTTCGGAGCCAGGTAGACAAGCCGGGAGACTAGGCAGCATTGATTTGTCCTATGTTCCTGGACCAGCTCCTCTGCTCACTGTTTCCCTGAGTTGGCTGAGGGCTTGTAGACAGTCTTTGAGCAGTGGCATAGCCTGGGCCCTCAGGGAACAGGTGACAGAGGGGAGCTAGAATCCAAGAGGTGGTTCTTGAGGGCTTCTCCTCACTGCCATAACCTGGCCCTCTCCCACGTGGCCCTTCCCTGGCTCGTCACCTCCTCAGCTCCTGGTCCCAAACCATCCCCCCATCCACCTTTTGTATGGGAACTAAGGGAATCTATCTGAAACCCCCGTCTTACAGTTTGCCTTTCTCTGCTTACAACCATCGAGGGCTCCTCACACTGGAGCAGTCCACTGGACCCTTGGTTTTGTCTTTGAGCATCTGTTTTGTGATTCTGAGGTTCTCAGTGCGCTGACTCGTTTCTCTGGCCCTCAGATTAAACCCTGGCCTGAGTCTTCTTAGGGTGGAGAACAGAGACAGCTGCAGCCCAGGAGCAGAGCCCACCAATGTGGCTGTTACCCTGAATACCACCCTGCTCATCCCAGTCCTTCCCTGGTCTAGTGAGGCCAGCTTTCTGCcgctttctctcccttccctaaGGGGGATTGATTAGAAGCAAGGCGTTGAATGGCTTCCGCAACATCCACCCAGCTGCAAACCCTGACCACGTGGGAAGGTGCACCCCAGCCCTGCTGTTATCAGTGGGATCCCCCAGGACATGAGATAGAGCACgtgccccttccctccctcccttcctgcctccctccctccactaGGCTCTCCAAGTCCTGCCATAATGTTACTTGACCCAGGGCCTAGAAAAGCACCAAACACAGATCTGTTCAGCTCTACTCTGAGTCTTGGTGTTTCCAGAGGCAGCATTTGCCTTCAGATGGAGCAACCACCATGTAGCCCACCTCCTCCTCATTGCTCATAGTCAAGACAGGGTTCCCAGGGGccttgggatggggtggggaggtgagtGAGAGGTCACCATGAGTTTGATATGAAAAGGGAGTGGATGGGGGGCTCCCCAAAACCACATACATGGATATATAAGGGCATTGCTTTCTCCCGTATCCCCCTCCCATGCCCCACCTGGCCCTGAGCACATAGAGGGAAGGTTGCAGAAATGACTATTCAACCTATCTGCTGAGCAGGGATCTGGTCCAGGCCTCCTACTGGTGGCCATCTGTCTGTGAAGTAGTCCCAGCTTTCATGGGGTTCAGGGACTGAATAGGGGCACTCAAGCCAGACGGATCAGGACTGATGGTGAACCCTGGCCGGGATGGTGGCCCTGGTGGGCTAGACTACAGTGATAAGGGCTGGGAAGGGAAAAGGTGGCTATctgtctcctggaggagaaagtgtGTGAACTGAGACTTAAGAGGATGATTTCATGGGGCAAAGAGGAGAAAGTAGGTGTCAAGGCCCTGCTTTTCAAGGAGCAAAGTCCTTGAAGTTAAGAGAGAGCGCCTGGCCTTTCCAGTGAAACAAGAACTGGTTGGAATGAGTTCAGGGAGCTGTGTGTGTTTATCTTGCCaagtgggctgggggtggggagtaggGAGATGACCTGTGAGAAAGGAAGGAGTCCAGGGTAATAGAAGTGTGGTGTTTGTGAGCACCCCTGAGGGCTCACGACGTTTCCAGGGAGAAGGAGCCAGAATGATGGGAGCAGGTTTGGAGGATGATGCAGAGGCCAGTGTAGGCCCCTTGGACATGCcaggggaggctgggggcagATGTGGGCATCACTGTAGAGACAGCTGAGGCCGGTAGGGGTGTGGGGACTGCCGATGAGGAAGGAGAAGCCTGGGGTCCAGCCAGAGAGACTTGTCAAAGAACAGGGAAGAGAGACAGGAGAGGACTGGGGAAAGGAGTGGCAAAAGTAGGGGGGCAGACTGTGGACAAGGGAGTTTCCAACAGTAGGAGGATTCACTTTTCAGGTGATAGGGGTGTGAGAAGGGGACCTGTGACTTTTAGCCTCCAGGAGTCGGTTGGGACTAAGCAGCGATAGGGTGCCCATTGCAGCTGCAAAGGTATAAGTGCGATCAGGAAACTCCTGTGAACTGGGAGGGGCTGCTTCAGGCAGAAACGATTCTGACACCTGTTGAGGAGCCTCCAGAGATGGAAAGGGGTACTGAGAAAGGAGAACCCAGAGGTGGTGGTTAGCTAGTGGTACAGTTAAAAGGCACTACTCTGGAGCGTGCCCACAGTCACACCAGCTTGCCCAGAAATGCTGTCACTCTCGGCAAAGAACTGGGAATTCCTTCTCCCAGGCAAcgtttactgagtacctactatgtgccaggctgtGTTCTAGAAACTGGAGATAATATCCTGGAACAAACAGCCCCTGAGTTGTAGGCAACAAAGGggctcatgaaaaaaaaaaaaaaaaacaagatgacAATGCCCAGCACCGAATAAAAGCACAGTCAGTGTGAGCTGGTTTATTACTATCATGCAGACACAAGTGtttttaaagaagactcttgTTGGCCTGGAGTCCTAAGGAGAGACCCACCTCATAGGAGCTGTGAACTCCCACTTCCCTTCAAAGCGCCCCCTACCCTTcaggtgggggcttccctgaggcCAGCTCAGAGAACTGGGCCTAGGGAGGGTGAGTGGGGAAGGGGAGTGGGGAAGGCCTCTCCGAGGTTGAGTTGTTGCGGGCTACAAGAACAGACACAGATGGGGCTGGAACTCAACTGTGCACATGTTTTGGCGGCTGTTCAGAGGGTCCCCGgtgtcccccacctccacccctgttGTAGCAGGTGCAAGGATGACTTGAAGGCAGTGGTCCTTCTAATAGTAGAGTTCCTGGTCCCACCAGcctaggggagagagagagagaaaggagactcAGTGCTGGGGGTTTCGGGTGAGTATGTGGGAGCCAGGGGCTCAAAGGCGATAGCTCAGTGGTGGTTTCATACGGCAGGTCAAGGGCTTAGAGGTCAAGTACTGGAAATCAAACGTCAAGGCAGCAGCTCTAAGAAAGTTTCAGCCTTCCATCCCCCGGCTTCCAGGCTCCACACTCACTTCCTGGGCAACAGCGAACTCCAAGTTTCCGGATCTCATCATAGACAAAAATGAGGAGGCCAAAGGGCATGGGGACCAGCCACCACTGGTACCTGAAGGCACAGGTGAGATGGCAAGGTCAAGGCTACCCCCAGGTCTGTGTCCCACAGGCCCACCTGATGCCCACAGCTCACAGCCCCTCACCGAATGGGCATGAAGTTGAAGATGTTGGGCATGCCAGGGCAGTAGCACAGGAAGCAGCCAATGCAGACCTGGAACACGATGGCAATCACCAGGATCCTGTTCctgcgggtggggtggggtgggacagACTCAGACGGGTGGACTCGGGACAAAGACAggccaggaggagatggggactgGATGGACATCAGGGTGCTGGGTCAGAGGGCATCAGATAGAAGCTGAAGGGAGATGTTCTAAACACCGAACCCTGGCGTAGCTCACACCTCTCCCCCAATGGACGCTGGCCCTACACCAGGAGTGGTCAGTATCACCCCTTTAGCTGATGAAACATGGAGGGGCCAATTGAGATGCACGGGGTAGGAGCTCTTGGCCAGCTGTTAATCAGGAACATTAGCACCTGGCCCTGGCACATCCAGTGTTGGGGTCTGCTGGCTGCAGTAAGCCCTGGTCAAGACCTGCTGGGGCTCGGAGGGCAGGGTAGGGGTGGGGCTTCGGCCGGCTGGGAACACCTGAAGAAGCCCTGCTGGAAGGCAGAGAGGCGGCGTGTCTTGCGGATGAGCACGTCGGCAATCTGGCACATCTCGATGCTGATGAAGAACACAGTGTAGCAGGTGTACTGCTGGTACAGGCGCTGCCCAAACGTCTGTGGACCCAGAGGGAACAAAAGCAGCCTGAGCCCAGGCGGAGAGCCTCTGCAGCCAGCTGGGCACACAGGGCCTGGGGCCACGAGCCCCTCAATACTCTATCCCTTGTGTCAGACGCCGGGGCGGGGACAAAGGGAGTTGCACGGTCTGCCAGGTTTGCAGGACCCCAGAGTGCAGGGCCTAGAAACCTAGTCCAGTGAGCTTAGATGTCAGTGCCTGGCCAATCAGTAGGTCAGGTCAATTGCCTTCATAATGAAAGGAGGGATGCAGGATTTCCTGGGCACCCTAAAGGGAGCACCTGGGCAAAGGGAATTCGAATCCTGAGGCAGTGTATACAAAGTTCGGTGACTCCAGGACCCGAGAAGATGGCAAACATGAGCCAGATGGGCCTTTGAGGAATGCGGCACAAACCACATTTACAGGGGGCAGCCACTGTTCAATCCGTGTCTGCAGTATAACTATTTCTATACATACCATTAATTGTGTAAGGAACACTATGCTCCAGGTACCAACTGTTTTGCATGTACTCTCTCATTAAATCCTCCCAATAATCCTATGAGGTAGATTGGTGGTATTCAAACTTTGACATACATCAGAATCCCCGGAAGAATTGGTTAAAATGCAGGTCCCACCCCTAGAGTTTCTGACCCCAGAGGTCTGAGGGGAAAACTGAGATTTTCAAACAAGTTCCCAGGTGTTGCCGAAGCTGCTGGTCTAGGGACCACACTGTAAAAATCAATAAGGTGAAAGTCACCAAGATAAGACGTGAGTATGCTATCCACTTTAaaggtgggaaaactgaggcacagagaggcaaaTGACTTCACCCAGTATCACACAGCTGTGAGGAGCAGTGGCAGACAATGAACCCAAGCAGTCTGGTTCCAAGATCTATTTTCTTAACACAACAGTAAATGTTCAAGGGGAATGTCCCGATCTGTCACTCCACAGGGCAAACTAAACACACCTGCCAGCCAGATCTAGCCTCTCTGTGCACCAGCTTTCACCTGAGTCAGACACACATGCAAATACTCCGTGTAAGTCATGCTGCTGCAGGGAAAATAACAGGATACTGGGGAGCGGGGCAGGATTCTGATTCCACACCTGAGATGATGTCTTGCTGTCAAGGTGGAGAGAGGACCCATCTATAGCTAGGGTCATCAGAAACGAGACTTTGGAGCtcgagactgtggtgggaaagaCCCCTTACCACAGAACTGGCAGAGAGCTTGGGTGTCCAGGAGGCTCTGGCTCAGCTCAGTCATGCATGGAGGAGTGAGTGTGGGCCACACTCAAGGAAGGTGGCGCTGGAAACTcaagggatgggggcagggactCACCCACTCCTGGCCATAGCTGTCCTGCAGATCTTGTATGTGGTGGTCCTCCCACTGCGGCCGCAGTCCCACACACAGCAAAGGGAACCAGCCCTCCTGGGCCATGGCTGTGAAGTAGTCAGTGAAGCCAGCAAATGACTGGATGGCACCTGGGTGAGAagacagggagacagagatgGACAGACAGAGAGAGTCAGGAACACACAGAAATAGTAGCATGGAGACAGACAGGAACACAAACAGTGGACAGACAGAGAAAAGACTCCAAGAGAGATCGACAGTGACACGAGACAGGACACAGGGAGAGGCAGGGACAGACACACACCCAGAGGACCCAAAAAAGACAAGAGGCAATGACCCAGAGGCAGGGTCAAGGAGAAAGAGgccagagacagaggagggacCCAGGGGCCCACAGAGGCCATCGTGTGCAGACAGACTCAGAGAACAACAGACACCCAGGATCAAAGGCAGACACCAAGATCCAGAACAAGGCAAAGTCCCAGGGAGAGACCCCACAGTGGGCGAGCAGTCCTGCAGGACAGCCCTGCACCGCCCCACCCCACGCCCACAGGCGCGCACCGATCTGGAAGTAGGAGTAGGCAGCCAGGGGCTCGTTGACCAGTCGGTCCCGCTTTGGGTTCCGTGGGCGCAAGTGCATGATGTCACTCTCAGCCTTCTCATATGCCAGGGACACCGACGGGAACTGGCCAGGAGTGGAAGGAACCAGGGTTGGCAGTTGGCCCAGGCCCCTGTCCCTGACTCTTTGGCCCCCCTCCACCTCTGCAGTGGACGGGGACAGAACTGAGGTAAGGAGGTGAGACCCACAATGGTCACACAGTCACACCTGCCTGGACAGCCTGAGGCCAGCTGGCCCTTTCCACGTGTGTGTCCACATCTGTGCCGGTGTCCATCTCCACGGGAACGTCTGTGTTTATCTCTGCTATTGTGTGTTCTCTCGGCCTCTGTCTTTCTCCCTTACTCTTCCTCTCTGTTtctcctctgggctcctctggtcTTGACAGCTTTCCCTGTTGCatgttctgtctctctctgcccctttctttctttgtttctttcttattgttgttgttcctgTCTCTTGTCTCATGCTGTGATTATGTCTCTACTGTTGCATCTCTGTGTTCctgtctctttatctctctttGTCACTATctctgcatctcttctgtctctctgGGTACCTGTGGTCTCCGCCCTGTCCCCTACCTGTCTGTTTGTGGCGGCAGAGTGTACTGACCGAGGACAGAGATTCTGGGCACCAGCCTGCCTGGGCTTGAATTAgctctgtgacctggggcaagCCAGTCAAGTTGTCTAAGCTGCAATTAGCTCATCGGTAAAATGGGGGTGATGAAATAAAACTCATCTCACAGAGTACTTATGAGGACAAAATGAAGTAATTAACATATACCTGGCCCAGAGCAGACATTGTGTAAGTGCTGTTGACTAAATCTGTGACATGACCATGCATCTGGCTGTATTCGTTGGCTGTATCTGAGGCTCTTTTCTGTCTGTCTGCATTGAGGCCTATCTGACTCTGTTTATCTGTCCATGTCTGTTGGAGAATGTCTGCAATCCAAGCTTAGCCAGATAGCTGTGTCTGTTAAAATCTGTTTGTCTGAGTGTCCATATCTGAGTCCCTGCATATCCTCGAGTCTAACTGTGCCTACCTGAGTGTCCACCTGTGTGTCCATGTCTGTAATTCTGTCCGTGGCTAGCTTCCAGCCTGCCTGTGTGTCCAAATCTGGCTGTCTGTTGTACACACATCTGTATCACTCTGAGTCTAAGACTGTCCGTGATGGTTTCTGTCTATCATGCCTGCCTGTGGGCATATGTCTCTGGGCACTATATGGGTGGGGGCACTGGGGCCGTAGACTCACGATGTCAGTACAGAGTTCTATGAAGAGGATAGTGATGCATCCGAGAGGCAGGGGCACACTGACAGTGATATAAATGAGATACGGTGTCAGCTCAGGGATGTTCTTGGTCAGCGTATAGGCGATGGACTTCTTCAGATTGTCAAAGATCAGTCGGCCTGTGGGGGGACAGCAGGCACCTCAGTGTTTCCCTAGCACATTTCCTCCCCCACCCACACTGCTGGCCCCCATCTCAGATCTGGCCCGGACCCTGCTCCACGCCCGTCACAATGGAGGCGAAGTTGTCATCAAGCAGGATCATATCCGCTGCATTCTTGGCAGCATCCGAGCCAGCAATGCCCATGGCCACGCCGATGTCTGCCTTCTTCAGGGCTGGGGAGTCATTCACACCATCACCTGTCACGGCCACGATGGCGCCCTGCAGGCAGTGAGTACAGGTGAAAGGGTGGTCAGTGAcagggcagcccagggccagcccagCCCATCTGCCCGCCAGCATCATCAGGGTCGCACCAGTCGCTGGCAGCTCTCCACAATCACCAGCTTCTGCTGGGGACTGGTACGAGCAAACACCATCTCAGGGTGGGTCCGCAGTGCCTCGACCAGATCTGATGGGTCCATGTCCTTCAGCTGCATGCCATTAATCACACAGGCACGGGCATCCCTAGACAGGGACGTGGGAGGACATCACTGGGGCCTCAGTCCATGTGGGGTGTGGGAAGAACTACAAGGAGGACATAAGGGCACTTACTTCCGGTTAACCTGGTCCACGGGCACACGGAGGCGGGCAGCGATGTCCTCCACTGTCTCACTGCCTTCTGAAATGATGCCCACGCTGGCTGCAATGGCCTTGGCTGTGATGGGGTGGTCACCTGTCACCATGATCACCTGAAGGAGGAACCAGCAGACCCCTGACCCCTTCAGATTAACCCACCTGTCCCTGTCTGCCCCAGTGGACATTcctcagccacagtgatcagtttAAGGATGAACATGTAACCGAATGTGGAATAACGGCCAAAGATGCATTCTTTTTTTGGTGTGATGGCTAAACAGGTGGGATGTTATTTAGTTGGAGCTGCTGGGTGGTGGTCATCTTTGTCCACCAAAATGGAGGACTGCTTGAGAATAAAGCCAGCAGAGAGAAAAGTAGAGCTGAGACGTGGAGAAAGGCAAATTCCTAAAGACACTGAACTCCTGGATCCAGCTTTACCCAAACCTTCATTCCCCAGAACTTTTCAGTTCTTGAACCAATGTGTTCCTTTGTGCTTCAAGCTGTTTTCAGGTGAGTTTCTGTCACAGGGTGGCTCATCCTCAAATACTGTCATCCTCTGTTCTCACCCCTGCCTGATACTCTCCCCAGGGGCATACCCGGATGCCTGCTGTGCGGCACTTGAGCACAGCATCAGGAACGGTGGCCCGGGGTGGGTCTATCATGGATACGAGTCCCGCAAAGCACAGGCCACTGGTTGGAAAGTTCATGGCCTCCACATCGAAGGCGTAGCCATGTGGGTAGTCCTTCTCACTCAGGTAGAGCTGGCAGAAGCCTGACCAAAAAACAAGGAAGTCAAACAGGAGGCCTGGGTGAACCCTTCCGTAGCAAAACCAAATGATGAGTAAAATAACCACATCTTGCACCAAGAATCCGTGAATGCCTGACCCTGTGCTGAATCCTTCATTATTACACTTAGCCCTCTGTATCCACAACTTCCACATTCACAGATTTAACCAACTGCAGATCAAACATATTCCCaaaaaaatctccagaaaattccagaaacaCCTGAGTTTGCCACACAATGACAACTACCTGCATAGGTACATCTTACCTAGTGCATTAGGCACGCCAAGTAATCTGGAGATGATTTTAAGTATACAAAAGGAAGTGCacaggttatatgcaaatactacaccattttacatgAGGGATTTGAACGCCtgcagattttggtatctgtggggtAATAAGGGTGTGGGGGGAATGTGGTGGGTGTC carries:
- the TMEM147 gene encoding BOS complex subunit TMEM147, producing the protein MTLFHFGNCFALAYFPYFITYKCSGLSEYNAFWKCVQAGVTYLFVQLCKMLFLATFFPTWEGGIYDFIGEFMKASVDVADLIGLNLVMSRNAGKGEYKIMVAALGWATAELIMSRCIPLWVGARGIEFDWKYIQMSIDSNISLVHYIVASAQVWMITRYDLYHTYRPAVLLLMFLSVYKAFVMETFVHLCSLGSWTALLARALVTGLLALSTLALYVAVVNVHS